A single Antechinus flavipes isolate AdamAnt ecotype Samford, QLD, Australia chromosome 5, AdamAnt_v2, whole genome shotgun sequence DNA region contains:
- the ING3 gene encoding inhibitor of growth protein 3 isoform X4, with translation MLYLEDYLEMIEQLPMDLRDRFTEMREMDLQVQNAMDQLEQRVSEFFMNAKKNKPEWREEQMTSIKKDYYKALEDADEKVQLANQIYDLGGFSLKVGWEMSMIYF, from the exons ATGTTGTACCTAGAGGACTATCTGGAGA TGATTGAGCAGCTGCCTATGGACCTCCGAGATCGCTTTACGGAGATGCGCGAGATGGACCTGCAGGTGCAGA aTGCAATGGATCAACTAGAACAGAGAGTCAGTGAATTCTTTatgaatgcaaagaaaaataaacctgAATGGAGAGAAGAACAAATGACATCCATCAAAAAA GATTATTATAAAGCCTTGGAAGATGCAGATGAGAAGGTACAGTTGGCAAACCAGATATATGACTTG GGAGGGTTCAGTCTGAAGGTTGGATGGGAAATGtctatgatatatttttaa
- the ING3 gene encoding inhibitor of growth protein 3 isoform X5 → MLYLEDYLEMIEQLPMDLRDRFTEMREMDLQVQNAMDQLEQRVSEFFMNAKKNKPEWREEQMTSIKKDYYKALEDADEKVQLANQIYDLTLGTWNHNGDI, encoded by the exons ATGTTGTACCTAGAGGACTATCTGGAGA TGATTGAGCAGCTGCCTATGGACCTCCGAGATCGCTTTACGGAGATGCGCGAGATGGACCTGCAGGTGCAGA aTGCAATGGATCAACTAGAACAGAGAGTCAGTGAATTCTTTatgaatgcaaagaaaaataaacctgAATGGAGAGAAGAACAAATGACATCCATCAAAAAA GATTATTATAAAGCCTTGGAAGATGCAGATGAGAAGGTACAGTTGGCAAACCAGATATATGACTTG ACCCTAGGAACATGGAACCATAATGGAGATATTTGA